A single Bacteroidota bacterium DNA region contains:
- the thiC gene encoding phosphomethylpyrimidine synthase ThiC — MKTEKLPTSATITREPFPNSKKIYVSGNIHSDIKVAMREIEISSGIASKNGNGNAKEKYIAYDTSGAFTDPSIEIDLQKGIPRLRSQWKFQRSGKNISQMHYARKGIITPEMEYISIRENVSVEFVRDEVARGRAIIPSNINHPEAEPMIIGRNFLVKINTNIGNSAVSSSIEEEVEKAVWSCRWGGDTLMDLSTGKNIHETREWIIRNCPVPVGTVPIYQALEKVNGKAEDLTWEIFRDTLIEQAEQGVDYFTMHAGVLLRYIPLTAKRVTGIVSRGGSILAKWCLAHHKENFLYTHFEDICEIMKKYDVAFSLGDGLRPGSIADANDEAQFSELITLGELTKIAWKHDVQTMIEGPGHVPMHLIKENMDLQLKHCHEAPFYTLGPLTTDIAPGYDHITSAIGAAMIGWYGTAMLCYVTPKEHLGLPNKKDVKDGVIAYKIAAHAADLAKGHPGAQLRDNLLSKARFEFRWEDQFNLSLDPDTAKEFHDETLPQDGAKTAHFCSMCGPHFCSMKITQDVREYAEKGMLEKSKEFAEAGNEIYVNE; from the coding sequence ATGAAAACCGAAAAACTCCCAACCAGCGCGACTATAACCCGCGAACCATTTCCCAACTCCAAAAAAATTTATGTGAGCGGAAACATCCATTCCGACATAAAAGTAGCGATGAGAGAAATTGAAATCTCAAGCGGTATCGCTTCCAAAAATGGAAATGGAAACGCAAAAGAAAAATATATTGCTTACGACACAAGCGGTGCGTTCACCGACCCATCAATAGAAATTGATTTGCAAAAAGGAATTCCCCGTTTGCGTTCGCAATGGAAATTTCAGAGGAGCGGAAAAAATATTTCTCAAATGCATTATGCACGAAAAGGAATTATCACTCCCGAAATGGAATATATTTCCATTCGTGAAAATGTTTCTGTTGAATTTGTGAGAGACGAAGTCGCCCGCGGACGAGCAATAATTCCTTCCAACATCAATCATCCCGAAGCGGAACCGATGATTATCGGAAGAAATTTTTTAGTGAAAATAAATACCAACATCGGAAATTCTGCAGTGAGTTCTTCCATTGAAGAAGAAGTGGAGAAAGCGGTTTGGAGTTGCAGATGGGGAGGCGATACGCTGATGGATTTGTCAACGGGAAAAAATATTCACGAGACGCGAGAGTGGATAATCAGAAATTGTCCTGTGCCCGTGGGAACTGTTCCGATTTATCAGGCGCTTGAAAAAGTAAATGGCAAAGCCGAAGACCTTACCTGGGAAATTTTCAGAGATACATTAATTGAGCAAGCCGAACAAGGCGTGGATTATTTTACCATGCACGCTGGAGTTTTGCTTCGCTACATTCCGCTTACGGCAAAAAGAGTGACGGGAATTGTCTCGCGAGGCGGAAGCATTCTCGCAAAATGGTGTCTCGCTCATCACAAAGAAAATTTTCTTTACACGCATTTTGAAGACATCTGCGAGATTATGAAAAAGTATGATGTTGCATTTTCTCTCGGTGATGGATTGCGTCCCGGAAGTATTGCTGATGCAAACGATGAAGCGCAGTTTTCAGAATTGATTACGCTCGGTGAACTCACAAAAATTGCGTGGAAGCACGATGTGCAAACGATGATTGAAGGACCCGGGCATGTGCCGATGCACCTCATAAAAGAAAATATGGATTTGCAATTGAAGCATTGCCACGAAGCGCCATTTTACACGCTCGGTCCGCTCACCACCGACATCGCGCCCGGCTACGACCACATCACTTCTGCCATTGGCGCAGCGATGATTGGCTGGTACGGCACTGCGATGTTGTGTTATGTAACTCCGAAAGAACATCTCGGGTTGCCGAATAAAAAAGATGTGAAGGATGGAGTGATTGCTTATAAAATTGCCGCGCACGCTGCCGACCTTGCTAAAGGACATCCCGGAGCGCAGTTGCGGGATAATCTTTTGAGCAAGGCGCGTTTTGAATTTCGCTGGGAAGACCAGTTTAATTTATCGCTCGACCCCGACACGGCAAAAGAATTTCACGATGAAACTTTGCCGCAGGACGGAGCCAAGACCGCGCACTTCTGCTCTATGTGCGGACCGCATTTTTGCTCGATGAAAATTACTCAGGATGTTCGCGAGTATGCAGAAAAAGGAATGCTTGAAAAGTCAAAAGAGTTTGCCGAAGCAGGAAATGAAATTTATGTTAATGAATAA
- a CDS encoding tetratricopeptide repeat protein codes for MLMNKKFLGVPLGFPLDEGGKFRLCETGGCPRVGLFAAIPDQSVRGFPLLSLTQIQNCSFNFCVLFFSLIFSLPSFSQINKKIDSLKRVLEITAVDSTKTNLYHAIAWQYLEINLDSAMLYDGKGLALAKKIGFAKREAYLLDLEGYINLYKSDFEKAIQLHIDALKLHEKLGDKMGSTRSINGIGFVYDMQGNYDKAIDYYQQSLTILKELKSDLGIASSLNYIGNIYRKKKDYQTSLKYLFNGLKVIEKNPDPEFRASAYYEISNTYFESGQLDSSIKYALKVTKIYESMKDTMAGRYADMLNTIGSIYKKQGKYEQAIKICNASFLKAKKIGIIDVMKEASRTLSESYSNIKDFQNAYNFQSIYSKIKDSTSTGSQVAQLEAKFLKEKNDALHKKEIEHHEQIAKEENYRKNIIIWSVVAGLFLIILFSIFILNRWRITNRQKSIIEKQKLIVDEQRKLVEEKNKDITDSINYAQRIQRALLASDSLLAPALKGEFAQDYFILFKPKDIVSGDFYWATKVSSPNGGGQEGARFYLAVCDSTGHGVPGAFMSLLNISFLNEAINEEGLIQPNEIFNHVRQRLIQNISQDGGKDGMDGILIQLEIKNEKLKIEYAAAHNAPILIQDGKLIELDADNMPVGLSDRKNSFTLRAVEPQTSDLKPQTLYLYTDGFADQFGGPKGKKFKYKPLNDLLSVNSNKPMNEQKLILEKTFEDWKGNLEQVDDLLIIGIKI; via the coding sequence ATGTTAATGAATAAAAAGTTTTTGGGCGTTCCCCTCGGATTCCCCCTTGATGAAGGGGGAAAGTTTCGGCTTTGCGAAACAGGGGGATGTCCTCGGGTCGGGCTATTCGCTGCAATCCCTGACCAAAGCGTCAGGGGATTTCCGCTGCTATCCCTAACGCAAATACAAAATTGCAGTTTCAACTTTTGTGTTTTGTTTTTCTCATTAATATTTTCTTTGCCGTCTTTTTCACAGATAAATAAAAAAATTGATTCTCTAAAAAGAGTATTAGAAATCACTGCTGTTGATTCAACAAAAACGAATTTATATCATGCTATTGCTTGGCAATATCTTGAAATCAATCTAGACTCTGCAATGCTTTACGATGGAAAAGGATTAGCATTAGCAAAAAAAATAGGATTTGCAAAGAGAGAAGCCTATTTATTAGATTTGGAAGGATATATTAACCTGTATAAAAGTGATTTTGAGAAGGCAATCCAACTTCATATTGACGCTCTAAAATTACATGAGAAATTAGGCGATAAGATGGGATCAACAAGAAGCATTAATGGAATTGGATTTGTCTATGATATGCAAGGGAATTATGACAAAGCAATTGATTATTATCAGCAATCTCTAACCATTTTAAAAGAATTGAAAAGTGATCTAGGTATAGCATCTTCTTTAAACTACATAGGAAATATTTACAGAAAGAAAAAAGATTATCAAACTTCATTAAAATATTTATTTAACGGACTTAAAGTAATTGAAAAAAATCCTGATCCTGAATTTCGAGCATCTGCTTATTATGAAATTTCCAATACATATTTTGAAAGTGGTCAATTAGATTCATCTATCAAGTATGCTTTGAAAGTCACAAAAATATATGAGAGCATGAAAGATACAATGGCTGGGCGATATGCTGATATGTTAAATACGATTGGTTCTATTTATAAGAAACAGGGGAAATATGAGCAAGCAATCAAAATTTGCAACGCGAGTTTCTTAAAGGCAAAGAAAATTGGAATTATTGATGTTATGAAAGAAGCAAGTAGGACTCTATCGGAATCGTATTCTAATATAAAAGATTTTCAAAATGCTTACAATTTTCAAAGTATATATTCCAAAATTAAGGACAGTACTTCTACAGGATCTCAGGTTGCACAATTAGAAGCAAAATTTTTGAAAGAAAAAAATGACGCTCTCCACAAAAAAGAAATTGAGCATCATGAACAGATTGCAAAAGAAGAAAATTATAGAAAGAATATTATTATCTGGTCAGTTGTTGCCGGACTATTCCTCATCATTCTGTTTTCCATTTTTATTCTTAACCGTTGGCGCATTACAAATAGACAAAAATCAATAATTGAAAAACAAAAATTAATAGTTGATGAGCAAAGAAAATTAGTTGAAGAAAAAAATAAAGACATTACCGATAGCATTAACTACGCACAGCGCATACAGCGGGCATTGCTGGCGAGTGATTCACTCCTTGCCCCTGCCCTAAAGGGAGAATTTGCACAGGATTATTTTATTCTCTTCAAACCAAAGGATATTGTTTCGGGCGACTTCTACTGGGCTACAAAAGTTTCCTCCCCTAACGGGGGAGGTCAGGAGGGGGCTCGGTTTTATTTAGCAGTATGTGATTCAACCGGGCACGGAGTTCCCGGAGCGTTCATGAGTTTATTAAATATTTCTTTCCTCAATGAAGCGATTAATGAAGAAGGATTAATTCAGCCGAATGAAATTTTTAATCACGTTCGCCAGCGCTTGATTCAAAATATTTCCCAGGATGGAGGCAAAGACGGAATGGATGGAATACTAATTCAATTAGAAATTAAAAATGAAAAATTAAAAATTGAATATGCAGCCGCGCACAATGCGCCAATTTTAATTCAGGACGGAAAACTTATCGAACTCGATGCGGACAATATGCCCGTAGGTTTGAGCGACAGAAAAAATTCTTTTACGCTTAGGGCTGTTGAACCTCAAACTTCAGACCTCAAACCTCAAACCTTGTATTTGTACACCGATGGCTTTGCCGACCAGTTTGGCGGTCCGAAAGGGAAAAAATTCAAATACAAACCGCTTAATGATTTGTTATCGGTAAACAGCAACAAACCAATGAATGAACAAAAACTTATTCTCGAAAAAACTTTTGAGGACTGGAAAGGTAATCTGGAACAGGTGGATGATTTGCTCATAATCGGAATTAAAATCTAA
- a CDS encoding thiamine phosphate synthase, translating to MKLIVISSPENIPNEIGIINSLFENGLEIFHIHKHDFSEEEIKNYFGRFPKKYSCRIFYHSQFPKFYSLNELDNYYKKYEYAFLSPIFDSISKINYKSKFDLQEVKERIKHKKIIALGGIDEDKISICHKLGFAGVAVLGAIWNSPNSIEKFKRLKLLCHAERSEASVLDSSLRSE from the coding sequence ATGAAACTCATCGTCATATCATCACCAGAAAATATTCCGAATGAAATTGGAATAATAAATTCTCTGTTTGAAAACGGGTTGGAAATTTTTCACATACACAAGCACGATTTTTCAGAGGAAGAAATAAAAAATTATTTTGGAAGGTTTCCAAAAAAATATTCCTGCAGAATTTTTTATCATTCACAGTTTCCAAAATTTTATTCGCTGAATGAATTAGATAATTATTATAAGAAATATGAATATGCTTTCCTCTCCCCCATTTTCGACAGCATTTCTAAAATTAATTACAAATCAAAATTTGATTTACAAGAAGTGAAAGAAAGAATTAAACACAAAAAAATTATTGCACTTGGAGGAATTGATGAAGATAAAATTTCAATCTGCCATAAACTTGGTTTTGCAGGAGTGGCTGTTCTCGGAGCAATATGGAACAGCCCAAATTCTATAGAGAAGTTTAAAAGATTAAAACTGCTTTGTCATGCTGAACGAAGTGAAGCATCTGTTTTAGATTCTTCGCTGCGCTCAGAATGA